One window of the Suricata suricatta isolate VVHF042 chromosome 7, meerkat_22Aug2017_6uvM2_HiC, whole genome shotgun sequence genome contains the following:
- the MYMX gene encoding protein myomixer, giving the protein MPIPLLPLLLRTLMSHLLLPATRLARRHLLPLLRRLARRLGSQDVREALLGCLLFILSQSRPPDAEEVSRVAGQERRERLASHKRGCDP; this is encoded by the coding sequence ATGCCCATCCCACTGCTCCCGCTGCTGCTGCGAACGCTCATGTCCCACCTGCTGCTGCCTGCCACCCGCCTGGCCCGCCGGCACCTCCTGCCCCTGCTGCGCCGGCTGGCCCGCCGCCTGGGCTCTCAGGACGTTCGAGAAGCTTTGCTGGGCTGTCTGTTGTTCATCCTCAGCCAGAGCCGCCCGCCTGACGCTGAGGAGGTCTCCAGAGTGGCtggccaggagaggagggagaggctaGCTTCCCACAAACGAGGCTGCGATCCCTGA